One Saprospiraceae bacterium DNA window includes the following coding sequences:
- a CDS encoding RNA methyltransferase: MLSHNQTKLLAALQVKKYRQKYRKFMVEGDKMVAELLAQQRVKVEAVFGLERWAADNAALLLPVLKIFNPVSEAELKKISALVTPNQVLAVAELPEEPFAADLLQRDFCLFLDGIQDPGNMGTMLRTADWFGIPAVICSPDSADAFSPKVVQASMGAFLRVKIWETPFENVMAHAPNIPVLGTVLEGENLFEAQLPAHGLLVVGNEGRGISPEVRKGLSHRLTIPRHPNGGAESLNAAVAVGIVAAMLRRGRG; encoded by the coding sequence GTGTTATCGCACAATCAGACCAAACTGCTCGCCGCCCTTCAGGTAAAAAAGTACCGGCAAAAGTATCGAAAATTCATGGTGGAGGGCGACAAAATGGTGGCCGAACTGCTCGCTCAACAACGTGTGAAGGTAGAGGCTGTTTTTGGGCTGGAACGCTGGGCCGCCGACAACGCCGCCCTTTTGCTGCCTGTTTTGAAAATCTTTAACCCCGTGAGCGAAGCCGAGCTCAAAAAAATATCCGCCCTCGTCACGCCCAACCAAGTGCTCGCGGTGGCCGAATTGCCCGAAGAGCCATTTGCTGCCGACCTGCTTCAGCGCGATTTTTGCCTGTTTCTCGACGGCATACAAGACCCCGGCAACATGGGTACGATGCTCCGCACCGCCGATTGGTTCGGCATACCCGCAGTGATTTGCTCGCCCGACAGCGCCGATGCCTTCAGCCCCAAAGTGGTGCAGGCCAGCATGGGTGCTTTTTTGAGGGTAAAAATATGGGAAACGCCCTTCGAGAACGTGATGGCACACGCGCCAAACATACCCGTGCTGGGAACCGTGCTGGAAGGTGAAAATCTATTCGAGGCGCAGCTGCCCGCTCATGGCCTGTTGGTGGTCGGCAACGAGGGGCGGGGCATCAGCCCGGAAGTGAGGAAAGGACTGAGCCATCGGCTCACCATCCCGCGCCACCCAAACGGCGGCGCGGAATCGCTCAATGCGGCAGTAGCGGTGGGGATTGTGGCGGCGATGCTGCGCCGCGGGCGTGGTTAG
- a CDS encoding amidohydrolase, with protein sequence MHTHLLPERLPNFADKFGYGDFIHLEHHRPGFARMMKGDTFFREIASNCWSPEVRIGEYLHFKTPVQVVCTIPVMFSYWAKPADCLDLSMFLNDHLAGVVEDFPEHYVALGTIPMQDADLAIRELERLKGLGFPGIQIGSNVNQLNLGEPQFFPIFEACERLDLAVFVHPWEMMGEADMRKYWLPWLVGMPAETCRAACSLIFGGVMERLPRLRFCFAHAGGSFIPTIGRIQHGFNCRPDLVAVDNPVPPRDYLGRFWVDSATHDPQLLRYILEVVGDEKVCLGTDYPFPLGDLEIGSFIEDMNLSQATLERIFYKNTLAWLHGGG encoded by the coding sequence ATGCACACCCATCTCCTGCCCGAACGCTTGCCCAATTTCGCGGACAAGTTCGGCTACGGAGATTTCATTCACCTCGAGCACCACCGCCCCGGCTTTGCCCGCATGATGAAGGGCGACACGTTTTTCCGCGAAATCGCCAGCAATTGCTGGTCGCCAGAGGTTCGCATCGGAGAGTATTTGCACTTCAAAACCCCTGTGCAGGTGGTGTGCACCATCCCGGTCATGTTCAGTTATTGGGCCAAACCCGCCGACTGCCTCGACCTGTCCATGTTTCTCAACGACCACCTGGCGGGCGTGGTAGAGGATTTTCCCGAACACTACGTCGCCTTGGGCACCATCCCGATGCAGGATGCGGATTTGGCGATTCGGGAGCTGGAGCGCCTCAAAGGGCTGGGGTTTCCGGGCATCCAAATCGGCTCCAACGTGAACCAACTCAACCTCGGCGAGCCGCAGTTTTTCCCCATTTTTGAAGCCTGCGAACGGCTCGACTTGGCCGTGTTCGTGCATCCGTGGGAGATGATGGGCGAAGCCGATATGCGCAAATACTGGCTCCCGTGGCTCGTGGGCATGCCTGCCGAGACCTGCCGTGCAGCCTGCTCGCTCATTTTTGGCGGCGTGATGGAGCGCCTGCCCAGACTGCGCTTTTGTTTTGCCCATGCGGGCGGCTCTTTCATCCCGACCATTGGGCGCATCCAGCACGGCTTCAATTGTCGGCCAGATTTGGTGGCTGTGGACAATCCCGTGCCACCACGCGACTATCTGGGCCGATTCTGGGTGGACTCGGCCACGCACGACCCTCAACTGTTGCGCTATATCCTGGAAGTAGTGGGCGATGAGAAAGTGTGCCTCGGCACGGACTACCCTTTCCCTCTGGGCGACTTGGAAATCGGGAGTTTCATCGAGGACATGAATCTTTCGCAGGCAACGCTCGAGCGTATTTTTTACAAAAACACGCTGGCTTGGCTACATGGTGGGGGCTGA
- a CDS encoding porin family protein, producing MRKITFLSILFLSAFTLKSQTEQGKFLLGFNNFSSIGLLGEGGGLIAPTNGLGIAFGQTKTKVNGTTRDEKPKYTTIGFSLDGHYFLIDNLAAGVGVNFFNQTIKEGNEKATLTLLMAGPRLRYFFPLSDNVKAFIRGTASFGSAKTKFEGEDEDKSNLTEFGGGLGVSIFPNPNFSINLGLGYSVFTNKDESTFLGTTTKIEDTYSGVVFDVGFGIFF from the coding sequence ATGAGAAAAATCACATTCCTCTCAATTCTCTTTTTGAGCGCTTTCACACTCAAATCTCAAACAGAACAGGGCAAGTTCCTGCTTGGCTTCAACAACTTCTCTTCCATCGGACTGTTGGGCGAGGGAGGAGGGCTTATTGCCCCCACCAATGGCTTGGGCATCGCCTTTGGCCAGACAAAAACAAAAGTAAACGGCACCACAAGAGACGAAAAACCCAAATACACGACGATTGGCTTCAGTCTCGACGGGCACTACTTCCTCATTGACAACTTGGCAGCGGGCGTAGGTGTCAACTTTTTCAACCAAACAATAAAAGAAGGCAACGAAAAGGCAACCTTGACTTTGCTCATGGCGGGGCCTCGCCTTCGTTATTTCTTCCCGTTGAGCGACAACGTCAAAGCCTTTATCAGAGGCACCGCCTCCTTTGGCTCGGCAAAAACAAAATTTGAGGGTGAGGATGAAGACAAATCTAACCTTACTGAATTTGGCGGCGGGTTAGGCGTGTCCATATTCCCCAACCCGAATTTCTCCATCAATCTCGGATTGGGTTACAGCGTGTTTACCAACAAGGACGAAAGCACCTTCTTGGGGACTACCACCAAAATAGAAGACACCTATAGCGGTGTTGTTTTCGACGTGGGGTTCGGCATATTTTTCTAA
- a CDS encoding MBL fold metallo-hydrolase, which produces MNKIIYRDPSVTIFQSALFQTNSTVVRTDDVVLVVDPAWLPDEVLAIRQYVDSIKGERPVFLIFTHSDFDHIIGYKAFQADKVFMSKAMSENPRKEEVLENALEFDEKYYIERPYPIEYPQGDFLVYRDGVQYRQGQTKMTFYLTPGHTADGMMMVVWQLGLCIAGDYLCDIEFPFIYHSSVEYLKTLEKLPRIHDRNWFTRLIPGHGEPSLSINDWLQRRTESLAYIYALRESIATGVQFDEASLWSRYRYPRLQQKYHADNIALMAREYEQGLWKWDPEFSLAALEQGPVVASQSVTEED; this is translated from the coding sequence ATGAACAAGATAATCTATCGAGACCCCAGTGTCACCATATTTCAAAGCGCCCTGTTTCAGACCAACTCCACCGTGGTGCGGACGGATGACGTGGTATTAGTCGTTGACCCGGCTTGGCTGCCCGACGAGGTGCTGGCAATTCGCCAGTATGTGGACAGCATCAAGGGCGAGCGCCCGGTGTTCCTCATTTTCACCCATTCCGATTTCGACCACATCATCGGCTACAAGGCATTTCAGGCCGACAAGGTCTTCATGTCGAAAGCGATGTCCGAGAACCCGCGCAAAGAGGAGGTCTTGGAAAATGCGCTTGAGTTCGACGAAAAATACTACATCGAACGCCCATACCCCATCGAGTACCCGCAGGGCGACTTTCTGGTCTACCGCGACGGGGTGCAGTATCGGCAGGGGCAGACCAAAATGACTTTCTATCTGACCCCCGGGCACACGGCTGACGGCATGATGATGGTAGTGTGGCAATTGGGGCTTTGCATCGCGGGCGATTATTTGTGCGATATTGAGTTCCCGTTTATTTATCACAGCAGCGTGGAGTATCTGAAAACGCTGGAAAAACTTCCGCGCATCCACGACCGCAATTGGTTCACCCGCCTCATACCGGGTCATGGCGAGCCTTCCCTTAGCATCAATGACTGGCTGCAGCGCCGCACGGAGAGCCTTGCCTACATCTATGCTTTGCGCGAGAGCATTGCCACGGGTGTGCAATTTGACGAAGCATCGCTGTGGTCGCGTTACCGATACCCGCGCCTTCAGCAGAAATATCACGCCGACAACATCGCACTGATGGCCCGCGAGTATGAGCAAGGTCTTTGGAAGTGGGACCCCGAATTTTCGTTGGCAGCCTTGGAGCAAGGTCCTGTGGTGGCTAGCCAAAGCGTGACGGAGGAAGACTGA
- the der gene encoding ribosome biogenesis GTPase Der — MGNIVAIVGRPNVGKSTLYNRLVGMREAITDDFSGVTRDRKYGFCEWNGKRFTVVDTGGFVHGSDDVFESAIRSQVRIAIEESAAIIFMVDAQTGITDLDEEIAKMLRRGDKPVFLVVNKVDNHNNMLEANEFWGLGFENTFFVASISGSGTGDLLDAVVEHIENEPALETELPKFAIVGRPNVGKSSLTNALLGEDRNIVTPVAGTTRDSIHSTYNKFGKKFILIDTAGIRKKSKVEEDLEFYSVMRAIRAVEEADVCLLVLDATQGIEAQDLNILRLAQKRHKGIVILVNKWDLMEKETNTARDYELAIKRKMAPFDDVPVVFISATDKQRIFQAVEAAMEVYENRTRRIKTSELNELMLNVIEATPPPSVHGRYPKFKYVTQLPTHYPSFAFFVNNPNYVRDSYKQFLENQLRKHFNFKGVTMEVYMRAK, encoded by the coding sequence ATGGGAAATATAGTAGCCATTGTTGGCCGTCCGAATGTGGGAAAATCCACGCTCTACAACCGTCTCGTCGGGATGCGCGAAGCCATCACCGACGACTTTTCTGGCGTGACACGCGACCGCAAGTACGGTTTTTGCGAATGGAACGGCAAGCGATTCACCGTGGTGGACACGGGCGGGTTTGTGCATGGCTCCGACGATGTGTTCGAGTCCGCCATCCGAAGCCAAGTAAGAATCGCCATTGAGGAGTCCGCTGCCATCATCTTCATGGTGGACGCGCAAACGGGCATCACCGACCTTGACGAGGAAATCGCAAAAATGCTGCGACGCGGCGACAAGCCTGTTTTTCTCGTGGTCAACAAAGTGGACAACCACAACAATATGCTGGAAGCCAATGAGTTTTGGGGGCTTGGCTTTGAAAACACGTTCTTCGTGGCATCCATCAGCGGCAGCGGCACGGGCGATTTGCTCGACGCGGTGGTGGAACACATCGAGAACGAGCCGGCGTTGGAAACGGAACTGCCCAAATTCGCCATCGTCGGCCGCCCCAACGTCGGCAAGTCCTCGCTCACCAACGCCCTGCTCGGCGAAGACCGCAACATCGTGACCCCGGTGGCCGGCACCACCCGCGATTCTATTCATTCGACTTACAACAAGTTTGGGAAAAAATTCATCCTGATTGACACGGCGGGTATTCGGAAAAAAAGCAAGGTGGAAGAAGACCTCGAATTTTATTCCGTGATGCGGGCCATCCGGGCCGTAGAGGAGGCCGATGTGTGCCTGTTGGTACTTGATGCCACCCAGGGAATCGAAGCGCAAGACCTCAACATCCTGCGTTTGGCGCAAAAACGACACAAGGGCATTGTCATTCTCGTGAACAAATGGGATTTGATGGAAAAAGAAACCAATACCGCCCGTGATTACGAACTGGCCATCAAGAGAAAAATGGCACCTTTCGACGACGTGCCGGTGGTGTTCATTTCCGCCACCGACAAACAACGCATCTTTCAGGCCGTGGAAGCCGCCATGGAGGTGTACGAAAACCGCACGCGGCGCATCAAAACCTCCGAACTGAACGAACTTATGCTGAATGTGATAGAGGCCACGCCGCCTCCGTCGGTGCATGGACGTTATCCCAAGTTCAAGTATGTGACCCAACTGCCCACGCACTACCCATCGTTTGCCTTTTTCGTGAACAACCCCAACTATGTGCGCGATTCTTACAAGCAGTTCTTGGAAAATCAATTGCGCAAACATTTCAACTTTAAAGGCGTGACGATGGAAGTGTATATGCGGGCGAAATAG
- a CDS encoding sugar transferase, whose amino-acid sequence MAMLSWALFFIWRKTSVEGVAFSPEIFSNPKFFLGIFIIPTGWVLLYSIFDHYVDIYRLSRLATLTRTFFLTFFGVFFLFFTLILDDVVYDYRTFYHSFVVLFGLHFLLTATMRMVVLTRASRRLKAGQITFNTLLVGGNQNALDLYLEIKGRKKGLGNKFIGYIDTNGGNGQVLEEHLPKLGKLDELAAVIREHEIEEVIIAIETSEHNLLRDILNVLFDFGEQVLVKIIPDMYDILLGTVKMNHVFGAVLIEIRQELMPKWQRVTKRLLDVLVSASVLILLSPVLLYIAIRVRLSSPGPIFFAQERMGLNGKPFTIFKFRSMYVDAEKLGPQLSHEGDPRCTPWGAVMRKWRLDEIPNFWNVLRGDMSLVGPRPERKYFIDLILEKNPHYKHLLKVRPGITSWGQVKYGYASNVQQMLQRLRFDLLYIENMSLALDFKIMFYTVLVLLQGRGK is encoded by the coding sequence ATGGCGATGCTGTCGTGGGCATTGTTTTTCATTTGGAGAAAAACAAGTGTGGAAGGTGTAGCATTTAGCCCAGAGATTTTTAGCAATCCCAAATTCTTTCTCGGCATCTTTATCATCCCTACCGGCTGGGTTTTGCTCTACAGCATCTTCGACCATTATGTGGACATTTACCGCTTGTCGAGGTTGGCCACGCTCACCCGCACTTTCTTCCTCACCTTTTTCGGGGTCTTTTTCCTGTTCTTTACGCTCATCCTCGACGATGTAGTGTACGACTACCGCACGTTTTACCACTCGTTCGTCGTGTTGTTTGGCTTGCATTTTCTCCTCACAGCCACCATGCGCATGGTCGTGCTGACGCGCGCAAGCCGTCGCCTCAAAGCGGGTCAAATCACGTTCAACACCTTGCTCGTGGGTGGCAACCAAAATGCGCTCGACCTCTACCTCGAAATCAAAGGGCGCAAAAAAGGCCTGGGCAACAAGTTCATCGGATACATTGACACCAACGGCGGCAATGGACAGGTGCTGGAGGAACACCTGCCAAAATTGGGCAAACTTGACGAACTGGCTGCCGTCATCCGCGAACACGAAATCGAAGAGGTCATCATCGCCATTGAAACTTCCGAGCACAACCTCTTGCGCGACATCCTCAACGTCCTGTTCGACTTTGGGGAGCAGGTGCTGGTGAAAATCATCCCCGATATGTACGACATCTTGCTCGGCACGGTAAAGATGAACCATGTGTTCGGCGCGGTACTCATCGAGATTCGGCAGGAGCTGATGCCCAAATGGCAGCGCGTCACCAAGCGGCTGCTCGATGTGCTGGTGAGTGCCTCTGTCCTGATTTTGCTCTCGCCCGTGCTGCTCTACATCGCCATCCGCGTCAGGCTGTCGTCGCCCGGCCCAATTTTTTTCGCGCAAGAGCGCATGGGGCTGAATGGCAAGCCCTTCACGATTTTCAAGTTTCGCTCCATGTATGTGGATGCCGAGAAACTCGGCCCCCAACTCTCCCACGAGGGCGACCCCCGCTGCACCCCTTGGGGCGCCGTGATGCGCAAATGGCGGCTGGACGAAATTCCCAATTTTTGGAACGTGCTGCGGGGCGATATGTCGCTTGTAGGGCCGCGCCCGGAGCGCAAGTATTTCATTGACTTGATTTTGGAAAAAAACCCTCATTACAAACACTTGCTCAAAGTGCGGCCCGGCATCACTTCATGGGGGCAGGTGAAATATGGCTACGCTTCCAATGTCCAGCAGATGCTCCAAAGGCTTCGCTTCGACCTGCTCTACATCGAAAACATGTCGCTGGCCTTGGATTTCAAAATCATGTTCTACACGGTGTTAGTGCTGTTGCAGGGAAGAGGAAAGTAG
- a CDS encoding carboxypeptidase-like regulatory domain-containing protein, translating into MKKILSTTLPFLFLLPLQALAQLSGKVLDERGQPLAFASVYVRNSTNGTVANAEGEYRLTVANGTHEIVFQYIGYKQKIELVTIADNPVRLNTRMEPANLEIAEVVITTEDPAYRIMREVIAKRKYYKNKVREYSCDVYVKGFYKLQDAPKKILGKEIGNMGGILDTNRQGVIYLSESVSKVYAQAKPERKKEVMISSIVSGSDNGFSFNRATYTDFDLYDERIEIDREILSPLADNAFSYYNFKLLGKYRDENNYDIYKIGLSPKRSADPAFSGHLYVVDEWWNLAGADLALTGAAIKQPVLDTLRIQQEFVPVEKPDTWRLLSQVTGFKFGLLGFKFDGFFNGVFSNYDLRPQFPKNLFDKETFKIEDDANERDSTYWTTIRPIPLTLEESVDYVRKDSLQRIWKSDAYRDSIDAKNNKFEFSNLLFGYTWRNSKKHLTVSYPSLTDGFQFNTVQGWLVNFRPTFSKYDSEQRRRFWRAEGNVNYGFSEKTWRGGLRLERRFESKFYSNLELSGGLAAVQFSDKDPIGVGLNTFYSIFAKRNYMKLYEKGFAKAEYSRYLMPGLWLRADAEWANRRDLRNRSDYSTFNKNRVYTPNAPLTGTDEPFFAQHQAFTMQLMARIRIGETFSSYPKFRVYESSGWPELLLLYRKAIAGVVGSDVNYDYVQAQIRRNGIGWGLFGYTDVNVAAGMFLTDNRLEFIDFHHPMGNQTLFGKPNNYLRAFFLLPYYDFATRRPFVQTHVQHHLQGWLLDKIPLLRKLHWKEVLGVGVYYTENTVNAELLPQRTPYWELNFGFENIGINFFRPFRIDVVTGFFGENHYKTGVVIGIGL; encoded by the coding sequence ATGAAAAAAATCCTTTCCACCACGCTGCCCTTCCTTTTTTTGCTGCCCCTGCAAGCCCTCGCCCAACTCTCCGGCAAAGTCCTCGACGAACGCGGCCAACCGCTGGCCTTCGCATCCGTCTATGTGCGCAACAGCACCAATGGCACCGTCGCCAACGCTGAAGGCGAATACCGCCTCACGGTCGCCAACGGCACGCACGAGATTGTGTTTCAGTACATCGGTTACAAGCAAAAAATAGAGCTCGTCACCATCGCCGACAACCCCGTGCGCCTCAACACCCGCATGGAACCCGCCAACCTCGAAATAGCGGAGGTCGTCATCACCACCGAAGACCCCGCCTATCGCATCATGCGAGAGGTCATCGCCAAACGCAAATACTACAAAAACAAGGTGCGGGAATACAGCTGCGATGTCTATGTCAAGGGCTTTTACAAACTGCAAGATGCGCCCAAGAAAATTCTGGGAAAAGAAATAGGCAACATGGGCGGCATACTCGACACCAATCGGCAAGGGGTGATTTACCTGTCCGAATCCGTCTCGAAAGTGTACGCGCAAGCCAAACCAGAGCGCAAAAAAGAGGTGATGATTTCGAGCATCGTCAGTGGCTCGGACAATGGCTTTAGCTTCAACCGCGCCACATACACCGACTTCGACCTCTACGACGAACGCATCGAGATAGACCGCGAGATACTCTCGCCCCTCGCCGACAACGCATTCAGCTATTACAATTTCAAATTGCTCGGCAAATACCGCGACGAGAACAATTACGACATCTACAAAATCGGCCTATCGCCCAAGCGGTCGGCTGACCCAGCCTTCAGCGGCCACCTTTATGTGGTGGACGAATGGTGGAACCTCGCGGGCGCCGACCTCGCGCTCACGGGCGCGGCCATCAAACAACCCGTGCTCGACACGCTCCGCATCCAGCAAGAATTCGTGCCAGTCGAAAAACCCGACACCTGGCGGCTGCTGAGCCAAGTGACGGGCTTCAAGTTTGGCTTGCTCGGCTTCAAGTTCGACGGGTTTTTCAACGGTGTTTTTTCCAACTACGACCTCCGCCCACAGTTTCCCAAAAACCTATTCGACAAGGAGACTTTCAAGATAGAGGACGATGCCAACGAACGCGACTCCACCTACTGGACGACCATCCGACCCATCCCGCTCACGCTGGAAGAATCGGTGGACTATGTGCGAAAAGACAGTCTCCAGCGCATCTGGAAATCCGATGCCTACCGCGACAGCATAGATGCCAAAAACAACAAGTTCGAGTTCAGCAACCTGCTTTTTGGCTACACTTGGCGCAACTCGAAGAAACACCTCACGGTGAGCTATCCCTCCTTGACGGATGGCTTTCAGTTCAACACCGTGCAAGGTTGGCTCGTGAATTTTCGCCCCACCTTCAGCAAATACGACAGCGAGCAACGCCGCCGCTTTTGGCGGGCGGAAGGCAATGTCAACTATGGCTTTTCGGAAAAAACTTGGCGCGGCGGGCTGCGCCTCGAACGGCGTTTTGAAAGCAAATTCTACTCGAACCTCGAATTGAGCGGCGGCCTCGCGGCGGTCCAATTCAGCGACAAAGACCCTATCGGCGTGGGGCTGAACACATTCTACTCCATTTTTGCGAAGCGCAACTACATGAAACTGTATGAAAAAGGCTTTGCAAAAGCCGAGTACAGCCGCTACCTCATGCCGGGCCTTTGGCTCCGCGCCGATGCGGAATGGGCCAACCGACGAGACTTGAGGAATCGCTCGGACTATTCCACTTTCAACAAGAACCGGGTCTATACCCCCAATGCACCCCTCACGGGCACCGATGAGCCTTTTTTTGCTCAACACCAAGCCTTTACCATGCAGCTCATGGCCCGCATACGCATCGGCGAGACGTTTAGCAGTTACCCCAAATTCAGGGTGTACGAAAGCTCCGGCTGGCCTGAACTCTTGCTGCTATACCGCAAAGCCATTGCCGGGGTGGTTGGCAGTGATGTGAACTACGACTATGTGCAGGCGCAAATCCGCAGAAACGGCATCGGGTGGGGGCTGTTCGGCTACACGGATGTCAATGTGGCCGCAGGTATGTTCCTGACGGACAATCGTCTGGAATTCATCGACTTTCATCACCCAATGGGCAACCAGACACTCTTCGGAAAACCCAACAACTACTTGCGGGCATTTTTCCTGCTCCCTTACTACGACTTCGCCACGCGCCGACCCTTTGTGCAAACCCATGTGCAGCACCACCTGCAAGGCTGGCTGTTGGACAAAATCCCGTTGCTGCGAAAACTCCACTGGAAAGAAGTGCTTGGCGTGGGCGTCTATTACACCGAAAACACGGTGAACGCGGAACTGCTGCCCCAACGAACGCCTTATTGGGAACTCAACTTTGGCTTCGAGAACATCGGAATCAACTTCTTCCGGCCTTTCCGCATTGACGTGGTGACGGGCTTCTTCGGGGAAAACCACTATAAGACGGGCGTGGTGATAGGGATAGGGCTGTAG
- a CDS encoding Uma2 family endonuclease, giving the protein MFDDKRLAVKNSKAFVNPLMLLVRNGPVQIRSKITKAQFHQFMLHHEEVKIERDKHGVITIHPPMTLKSAYYEGEAFFALKQWSKTNNLGRAFSPSAAFDLPDGSTYKADGAWISMKKLKQLTPEQADGISFLVPEFVMEVRSKSDTVAKLKKKMTNVWMANGVQLAWLIDPHSQKAWVYRAALPVEEVPNFDATLSGEPLLPGFELDLRDLKGG; this is encoded by the coding sequence ATGTTCGACGACAAACGATTGGCTGTCAAAAACTCAAAGGCATTTGTCAACCCTCTCATGCTGTTGGTGCGCAACGGCCCCGTGCAGATTAGAAGCAAAATCACCAAAGCGCAATTTCACCAATTCATGCTTCACCATGAGGAGGTAAAAATAGAGCGCGACAAACATGGTGTCATCACAATCCACCCGCCCATGACCTTGAAATCAGCCTATTATGAGGGTGAGGCTTTTTTTGCTTTGAAGCAATGGTCAAAGACCAACAATCTTGGCCGTGCCTTCAGCCCTTCCGCCGCTTTTGACTTGCCTGATGGCTCCACATACAAAGCCGATGGTGCCTGGATTTCGATGAAAAAACTCAAGCAACTGACCCCTGAACAGGCTGACGGCATCTCGTTTCTTGTGCCCGAATTTGTGATGGAAGTTCGTTCAAAGAGCGACACTGTTGCAAAGCTAAAAAAGAAAATGACCAATGTGTGGATGGCAAACGGGGTGCAACTGGCTTGGCTGATTGACCCACACAGCCAAAAAGCGTGGGTTTATCGCGCCGCCCTTCCGGTGGAAGAGGTGCCCAATTTCGATGCGACGCTTTCCGGCGAACCGCTGCTGCCGGGATTCGAGTTGGACCTGCGGGACTTGAAAGGAGGTTAA
- the pfkA gene encoding 6-phosphofructokinase codes for MAKDIKRIAVFTSGGDAPGMNAAIRAIVRNAFHNDLHIYGIMRGYEGMIEGQKQIRRLETTDVSNIIHRGGTILKTARSQEFMTPEGRKHAHENLTYNDIDALIAIGGNGTMTGALKFMEEFPDIPIVGIPGTIDNDLFGTDFTIGFDTAVNTAVQAVDKIRDTADSHNRLFFVEVMGRQSGYIALHTAIAGGAGGVLIPEEESSIDDLIKLLKRGAKRSKLFSIVIVAEGHQMGTVYDIAKYVEDKIDEYDDIKVTVIGHLQRGGSPSAFDRVLASVLGFSSVEALLNGKSGVMVGLKNNNVQYTPFEEAIAKSKPLNKELLRMAHILAQ; via the coding sequence ATGGCAAAAGACATTAAACGAATCGCCGTGTTCACTTCCGGTGGCGATGCACCGGGCATGAACGCTGCCATACGCGCTATTGTGCGCAACGCTTTCCACAACGACCTTCACATCTACGGCATCATGCGCGGGTATGAAGGCATGATAGAGGGTCAGAAGCAAATCAGGCGCTTGGAAACCACCGATGTGAGCAATATCATCCACCGAGGCGGCACCATCCTGAAAACTGCTCGCAGTCAGGAGTTTATGACACCTGAGGGCCGCAAACACGCGCACGAAAACCTGACTTACAACGACATTGACGCGCTCATCGCCATCGGTGGCAATGGCACGATGACGGGGGCGCTCAAATTCATGGAAGAATTCCCCGACATACCCATCGTGGGCATTCCCGGCACCATTGACAACGACCTGTTCGGCACCGATTTTACCATAGGTTTCGATACTGCCGTGAACACAGCGGTGCAAGCGGTGGATAAAATCCGCGATACCGCTGACTCGCACAACCGCCTCTTTTTCGTGGAGGTGATGGGGCGTCAGTCGGGCTACATTGCCTTGCACACCGCTATCGCTGGAGGCGCAGGCGGTGTTTTGATACCCGAAGAGGAATCTTCCATTGACGACTTGATAAAACTGCTCAAGCGCGGAGCCAAACGCTCCAAACTTTTTAGCATTGTCATCGTGGCGGAGGGGCATCAGATGGGCACCGTGTACGACATCGCCAAATATGTGGAGGACAAAATCGACGAATACGACGACATCAAGGTGACGGTGATCGGGCACCTGCAACGCGGCGGCTCGCCCTCTGCTTTCGACCGGGTGCTGGCCAGTGTGCTCGGTTTTTCCTCCGTCGAGGCATTGTTGAACGGGAAATCGGGCGTAATGGTCGGTCTAAAAAACAACAACGTACAGTACACGCCATTTGAGGAGGCCATTGCCAAGAGCAAGCCCTTGAACAAGGAACTGCTTCGCATGGCGCATATTTTGGCGCAGTAA